In the genome of Entelurus aequoreus isolate RoL-2023_Sb linkage group LG08, RoL_Eaeq_v1.1, whole genome shotgun sequence, one region contains:
- the LOC133656408 gene encoding lysosomal membrane ascorbate-dependent ferrireductase CYB561A3-like has product MASSRSFYAAFDLCVCLGVLCVVFVCFWNSHWRGGFAWDGTESQFNWHPVLMVTGMLVLYGLGAVLYRLPCTWSQGKQPWKILHAGLMLSALLLSITGLTAVFQVHRNLKIPDMYSMHSWVGLCTAAIFACQWLLGVVGFLCPCSSLRFRGGLKPLHVWMGKVVLMLVLASCISGINENLFFALNGVSAAAYSSLPLEAWFANTLGVLIVAFGVVLFGILSKADWQHPDANNEETALLLREDRSGQLIDNRVRVKEESHDADI; this is encoded by the exons ATGGCGTCTTCCAGGTCCTTCTACGCTGCCTTCGATCTCTGCGTCTGTCTGGGCGTCCTCTGCGTCGTCTTCGTCTGCTTCTGGAACTCGCATTGGCGCGGCGGCTTCGCTTGGGACGGCACCGAGTCGCAGTTCAACTGGCATCCTGTCCTCATGGTGACCGGGATGCTGGTTCTGTACGGCCTGG GTGCCGTGTTGTACCGCCTCCCGTGCACCTGGTCCCAGGGCAAGCAGCCCTGGAAGATCCTCCACGCCGGCCTCATGCTGTCCGCCCTGCTGCTCTCCATCACCGGCTTGACCGCCGTCTTCCAAGTCCACCGGAACCTGAAAATCCCGGACATGTACTCCATGCACAGCTGGGTGGGACTCTGCACGGCGGCCATCTTTGCCTGTCAG TGGCTCCTCGGCGTGGTCGGCTTCCTCTGCCCGTGTTCTTCGCTGCGGTTCCGTGGCGGCCTCAAACCGCTCCACGTCTGGATGGGAAAGGTGGTGCTGATGCTGGTTTTGGCCTCCTGCATCAGTGGAATCAACGAAAACCTCTTTTTTGCTCT CAATGGAGTCTCTGCAGCCGCGTACAGCTCGCTGCCACTAGAGGCCTGGTTTGCAAACACCCTGGGGGTGCTAATCGTTGCCTTCGGGGTGGTCTTGTTCGGAATCCTGTCCAAAGCAGACTGGCAGCATCCCGACGCCAACAACGAAGAGACTGCC CTTCTACTCCGAGAGGATCGTTCTGGTCAACTAATCGACAACAGAGTGAGGGTGAAAGAAGAATCACATGATGCTGACATTTAA